In Camelus dromedarius isolate mCamDro1 chromosome 3, mCamDro1.pat, whole genome shotgun sequence, one DNA window encodes the following:
- the JMJD4 gene encoding 2-oxoglutarate and iron-dependent oxygenase JMJD4 translates to MDRDTRVFAESHFRGLRGRLPGRVCPKLDRVDFIEKPDAFSYADFFKGYLLPNLPCVFSSAFTEDWGSRRLWVTPGGKPNFDYLLQNYGDLVVPVANCGVQEYNSNPKEHMPLRDYISYWKEYIQGNYSSPRGCLYLKDWHLCRDSSAEDVFTLPVYFSSDWLNEYWDVLDVDDYRFVYMGPSGTWSPFHADIFRSFSWSVNICGRKKWFFFPPGQEEFLRDSRGGLPYDVTSPTLLDGHLHARLDLCNPPLEVTQEAGEMVFVPSGWHHQVHNLEDTISINHNWVNGCNLANMWHFLQQELCAVQREIIEWRDTMSDWHRHCQVMMKSCSGINFKDFYHFLKVIAERRLRFLAEGVDPGQVGGSKGCGLGPQQAAFDVGRIAEVLECVVAHADFQRVDTSAFSPQPEELLQQLEEVMAATVSL, encoded by the exons ATGGACAGGGACACGCGCGTGTTCGCCGAGAGCCACTTCCGAGGGCTTCGGGGGCGCCTACCCGGCAGGGTCTGCCCCAAACTGGACCGCGTGGACTTCATCGAGAAGCCAGACGCCTTCTCCTACGCGGACTTCTTCAAGGGCTACCTGCTCCCCAACTTGCCCTGTGTTTTCTCCAGCGCTTTCACCGAGGACTGGGGCAGTAGGAGGCTCTGGGTGACGCCCGGCGGAAAGCCCAACTTCGATTATCTGCTTCAGAACTATG GAGACCTGGTTGTACCTGTTGCAAACTGTGGGGTCCAAGAATACAACTCCAACCCCAAAGAACACATGCCCCTCAGAGACTACATCAGCTACTGGAAAGAGTACATTCAGGGGAACTACTCCTCTCCACGGGGCTGTCTCTATCTCAAAGACTGGCATCTGTGCAG GGACTCCTCAGCGGAGGACGTGTTCACCCTGCCCGTGTACTTCTCGTCCGACTGGCTCAACGAGTACTGGGACGTCCTGGACGTGGATGACTACCGCTTCGTCTACATGGGGCCCAGCGGCACCTG GTCACCGTTCCACGCCGACATTTTCCGCTCCTTCAGCTGGTCTGTCAACATCTGCGGGAGGAAAAAGTGGTTCTTCTTCCCACCGGGGCAAGAAGAATTCCTGCGGGATAGCCGCGGTGGCCTGCCCTACGATGTGACCTCCCCCACACTCCTAGATGGCCACCTACACGCCAGGCTCGATCTCTGTAATCCACCACTGGAGGTCACACAGGAGGCTGGCGAGATGGTGTTTGTACCCAGTGGGTGGCACCACCAAGTCCACAACCTG GAGGACACCATCTCCATCAACCACAACTGGGTCAACGGCTGTAACCTGGCCAACATGTGGCACTTCCTGCAGCAGGAGCTCTGCGCGGTGCAGCGGGAGATCATCGAGTGGAGGGACACCATGTCCGACTGGCACCGCCACTGCCAG GTCATGATGAAGTCGTGCTCCGGCATCAATTTCAAGGACTTTTATCACTTCCTCAAGGTCATCGCTGAAAGGAGGCTGCGCTTCCTGGCTGAGGGTGTGGACCCTGGCCAGGTGGGGGGTAGCAAGGGCTGTGGGCTGGGCCCCCAGCAGGCCGCTTTTGACGTCGGCCGCATAGCTGAGGTGCTGGAGTGCGTGGTGGCCCACGCTGACTTCCAGAGAGTGGACACCAGTGCGTTCTCACCACAGCCAGAGGAGCTCctgcagcagctggaggaagTCATGGCCGCCACCGTGTCCCTTTAG